Proteins encoded within one genomic window of Flavobacterium oreochromis:
- a CDS encoding DUF423 domain-containing protein, translating into MDKKILLTALFFGAVSIILGAFGAHALKKVLNLDQLASFEVGVRYMMYHALFLLFLGTTSIFLPEQKNMIFNLVASGTLFFSVSIFLLSTQSLTGLNLKFLGPITPVGGVLLISAWIMAFCYIFTKKN; encoded by the coding sequence ATGGATAAGAAAATTCTATTAACGGCTTTGTTTTTTGGTGCAGTTTCAATTATTCTAGGAGCTTTTGGTGCACATGCCCTTAAAAAAGTTTTGAACTTAGATCAGTTGGCTTCTTTTGAAGTCGGGGTGCGTTATATGATGTACCATGCTTTGTTTTTATTGTTTTTAGGTACAACAAGTATTTTTTTACCAGAACAAAAGAATATGATTTTTAATTTGGTGGCATCAGGAACTTTGTTTTTCTCAGTGTCAATTTTTTTACTTTCAACCCAGTCTCTTACAGGTTTAAATTTAAAATTTTTAGGTCCAATTACACCTGTAGGAGGAGTATTGTTAATATCTGCTTGGATTATGGCTTTTTGTTACATTTTCACAAAAAAAAACTAA
- a CDS encoding saccharopine dehydrogenase family protein, giving the protein MRNVLIIGAGRSASSLIKYLLEKSESENLHLTIGDLSLELAQRKTLGHKNATPIALDIHNADQRQTEIKKADIVISMLPAHMHIEVAKDCILYKKHMVTASYISDAMQALDDQAKENGLIFMNEVGLDPGIDHMSAMKVLDEIRDQGGKIILFESFCGGLVAPESDNNLWNYKFTWAPRNVILAGQGGAAKFIQEGTYKYIPYNKLFRRTEFLEIEGFGRFEGYANRDSLKYRSVYNLDDALTLYRGTIRRVGYSKAWDMFVQLGMTDDTYIIDDSHNMSYREFVNLFLPYHASDSVEIKLRHQLKIDQDDVMWDKLVELDLFSNQKILGIKNATPAQALEKILTDSWTLQPDDKDMIVMYHKFGYELNGERKQIDATMVCIGDDQTYTAMAKTVGLPVAMATLQILNGNITTPGVQLPIKKEVYTPILKELEEYGVIFNEIAVPYKGYN; this is encoded by the coding sequence ATGAGAAATGTACTAATCATTGGAGCAGGTCGTTCTGCTTCTTCTTTAATAAAATATCTTTTAGAAAAATCTGAAAGTGAAAATTTACATCTTACTATAGGTGATTTATCGTTAGAATTAGCACAACGTAAAACATTAGGACATAAAAACGCTACCCCTATTGCTTTAGATATTCATAATGCAGATCAACGACAAACCGAAATTAAAAAAGCAGACATAGTAATTTCAATGCTTCCCGCTCATATGCACATTGAAGTAGCAAAAGATTGTATATTGTATAAAAAACATATGGTTACCGCTTCATATATTAGCGATGCAATGCAAGCTTTAGATGATCAAGCGAAAGAAAATGGCTTAATTTTCATGAACGAAGTAGGCTTAGATCCAGGTATAGATCATATGAGTGCTATGAAAGTATTGGATGAAATCCGCGATCAAGGAGGTAAAATAATCCTTTTTGAATCATTTTGTGGAGGATTAGTAGCTCCAGAAAGTGATAATAATCTTTGGAATTACAAATTTACTTGGGCTCCTAGAAATGTGATATTAGCAGGTCAAGGAGGTGCTGCTAAATTTATTCAGGAAGGAACTTACAAATACATCCCTTACAATAAATTATTCCGTAGAACAGAATTCTTAGAAATTGAAGGATTCGGACGTTTTGAAGGATATGCTAATCGTGATTCTTTAAAATACAGAAGTGTTTACAATTTAGATGATGCTTTAACACTTTATAGAGGAACCATACGCAGAGTAGGCTATTCTAAAGCGTGGGATATGTTTGTTCAACTAGGTATGACAGACGACACATACATAATTGATGATTCTCATAATATGAGTTACCGTGAATTTGTAAACTTATTTTTACCTTATCATGCTAGTGATTCAGTTGAAATAAAACTACGTCATCAATTAAAAATAGATCAAGATGATGTAATGTGGGATAAATTAGTAGAATTAGACTTATTTAGTAATCAAAAAATACTTGGCATTAAAAATGCTACACCAGCACAAGCTTTAGAAAAAATCTTAACAGATTCTTGGACACTACAACCCGATGATAAAGATATGATTGTTATGTATCATAAATTTGGTTATGAATTAAATGGCGAACGAAAACAAATAGATGCTACTATGGTTTGTATAGGTGATGATCAAACCTATACTGCTATGGCAAAAACAGTAGGGTTACCTGTAGCCATGGCAACATTACAAATCTTAAATGGCAATATTACTACACCAGGAGTACAATTACCTATTAAAAAAGAAGTTTATACTCCAATATTAAAAGAATTAGAGGAATATGGTGTTATTTTTAATGAAATAGCGGTTCCATATAAAGGTTATAATTAA
- a CDS encoding Lrp/AsnC family transcriptional regulator, whose amino-acid sequence MRINHLQIEIDGIDKEILRYLMEDARKPILQIANKIGISGAAIHQRLRKLEEAKVISGSKFIVNTKVLGYSTMAFVGIYLDRAARNSEAVKELRKIPEVLECHYTTGNWSILIKMICRDNEHLMQLLNGKIQSIEGVSRTETFISLDQQIERQIQL is encoded by the coding sequence ATGCGAATAAATCACTTACAGATTGAAATTGACGGTATAGATAAAGAAATCTTGCGTTATTTAATGGAAGATGCTCGTAAACCTATTTTACAAATTGCTAATAAAATAGGAATTTCAGGAGCAGCTATTCATCAACGATTACGGAAATTAGAGGAGGCAAAAGTTATTTCAGGCTCTAAATTTATTGTGAATACAAAAGTTTTAGGATATAGCACTATGGCTTTTGTGGGAATATACCTTGATCGCGCTGCCCGAAATTCAGAAGCGGTTAAAGAATTACGTAAAATACCAGAAGTATTAGAGTGTCATTACACAACAGGTAATTGGAGTATTTTAATAAAAATGATTTGTCGTGATAATGAGCATTTAATGCAGCTATTAAATGGCAAAATTCAATCTATAGAAGGAGTTTCTAGAACAGAAACTTTTATTTCATTAGACCAACAGATAGAACGACAAATTCAATTATAA
- a CDS encoding zinc metallopeptidase: MIGYYILMGGIALVSWLVSNRLQSKFDHYSKIHLRNGMSGAEIAQKMLQDHGIYDVEVISTPGRLTDHYNPADKTVNLSEAVYNQRNAAAAAVAAHEVGHAVQHAQAYKWLTMRSKLVPILNVSSSLSQWLVMGGLILGIASKGLSIGYVVAVIGLVLMALATAFSLITLPVEYDASNRALAWLKNKNMLGQEEYAGAEDALKWAARTYLVAAIGAVASMIYWAMQVFGRRD; this comes from the coding sequence ATGATAGGATATTATATTTTAATGGGAGGTATTGCTTTAGTAAGCTGGTTAGTAAGTAATCGTTTGCAAAGTAAATTTGATCATTATTCAAAAATACATTTACGAAACGGTATGAGTGGAGCTGAAATTGCTCAGAAAATGCTACAGGATCATGGAATATATGATGTAGAAGTAATCTCAACTCCAGGTCGATTAACGGATCATTACAACCCTGCTGATAAAACAGTTAATCTTTCAGAAGCTGTTTACAATCAGCGTAATGCGGCGGCGGCGGCGGTAGCAGCACACGAGGTAGGTCATGCAGTACAACACGCGCAAGCTTATAAATGGTTAACCATGCGTTCTAAGTTAGTTCCAATTCTTAACGTGTCATCTTCATTATCACAATGGTTGGTTATGGGGGGACTTATTTTAGGAATTGCTTCAAAAGGCTTATCTATTGGTTATGTAGTTGCTGTAATAGGTTTAGTACTGATGGCATTAGCAACAGCATTTTCTTTGATTACCTTACCTGTAGAATATGACGCAAGTAATCGAGCGTTGGCATGGTTGAAAAATAAAAATATGTTAGGTCAAGAAGAGTATGCTGGGGCAGAAGATGCCTTAAAATGGGCTGCTAGGACTTATTTAGTAGCAGCTATTGGTGCTGTCGCGTCTATGATTTATTGGGCGATGCAAGTCTTTGGCAGAAGAGATTAA
- a CDS encoding alpha/beta hydrolase, with the protein MMKNNSLKFLAQELGKRGIASIRKRGVAVSFMIEIKEDELLFEDFISDAQQWVELLRKDKCFNRVIVIGHSEGSLIGMNLLNIDEFISLAGAGQSADLMLKEQLSSQPIIVKEMCFPIIEKLKNGEQVDNVNPMLKTLFRKSIQPYMISWFKYNPQEDIRKLNIPILILQGTTDIQISVKDADLLSDSYKTSKNGVIEGMNHVLKKVGLNKEENIATYNNPDLPISDELVNVIIHFLLVK; encoded by the coding sequence ATGATGAAAAATAATTCATTGAAATTTTTAGCACAAGAACTTGGAAAACGAGGAATTGCTTCTATTCGCAAAAGAGGAGTTGCTGTAAGTTTCATGATAGAAATAAAAGAAGATGAATTATTATTCGAAGATTTTATTTCAGATGCACAACAATGGGTTGAATTACTTAGGAAAGATAAGTGTTTTAATAGGGTAATAGTTATTGGTCATAGTGAAGGTTCTCTGATAGGAATGAATTTGTTAAATATAGATGAGTTCATTTCTCTTGCTGGTGCTGGACAATCAGCTGATTTAATGTTGAAAGAACAATTAAGTTCACAACCAATAATAGTTAAAGAAATGTGTTTCCCTATTATAGAAAAATTAAAAAACGGAGAACAAGTAGATAATGTAAATCCAATGTTAAAGACATTATTTAGAAAAAGTATCCAGCCTTATATGATTTCTTGGTTTAAATACAATCCACAAGAAGATATTAGAAAATTAAATATTCCTATTCTCATTCTTCAAGGAACTACGGATATTCAGATATCTGTAAAAGATGCAGATTTGTTGTCAGACTCTTATAAAACTTCAAAAAATGGAGTTATTGAAGGAATGAATCACGTTCTGAAAAAAGTAGGTTTAAATAAAGAAGAAAATATTGCTACTTACAATAATCCAGATTTACCCATTTCAGATGAGTTAGTTAATGTAATAATACACTTTCTTTTAGTAAAATAA
- the leuS gene encoding leucine--tRNA ligase produces the protein MKYFHNDIEAKWRSYWADNKTFAASNNSDKPKYFVLDMFPYPSGAGLHVGHPLGYIASDIVARYKRHQGFNVLHPQGYDSFGLPAEQYAIQTGQHPEKTTRENITRYREQLDKIGFSFDWDREVRTSNPDYYKYTQWIFIQLFNSWYNITSDKAEDISTLIAIFENEGNANVAAVCDDAITVFTAEEWKSYTSEEQQKILLQYRLTYLAETEVNWCPALGTVLANDEIVNGVSERGGHPVIRKKMTQWSMRISAYAERLLQGLETIDWTESLKESQRNWIGKSVGAHVEFKIHNSHPSDSEQAKQFTIPVFTTRPDTIFGVTFMTLAPEHELVEQITTSEQKAAVEAYIEATAKRSERERMADVKTISGVFTGAYAEHPFTKEPIPVWIGDYVLAGYGTGAVMAVPCGDERDYAFANHFQGTLGMNPIKNIFNQDISEAAFADKEGFELVNSDFLNGLGYKEGTKKVIAELEKIGVGKAKVNYRLRDAVFSRQRYWGEPFPVYYVNGLPQMIDAKYLPIILPEVEKYLPTEDGQPPLGNATVWAWDSVQCSVVSNQLIDNKTIFPLELNTMPGWAGSSWYWMRYMDAQNEDEFASQEALKYWENVDLYIGGSEHATGHLLYSRFWNKFLKDRGFAPTEEPFKKLINQGMILGMSAFVYRSEDSKTLYSKGLIKDKNVHPIHVDLSCINDITNELDIEKFKAHPLYSDYANAEFILEDGKYIVGREVEKMSKSKYNVVNPDDICNEYGADTLRLYEMFLGPLEQAKPWNTAGITGVYGFLKKLWRLYYDDNGSIITDDEPTIDMYKSLHKTIKKVTEDIESFSFNTSVSQFMICVNELSQQKCHHRAILEPLAVIISPYAPHIAEELWSTLGHKGSIATVDFPQFQANYLVESTKEYPVSFNGKMRFKIELPLDLTKEQIEEIIMKDERTQAQLQGHTPKNVIIVPGKIINLVR, from the coding sequence ATGAAATATTTTCACAACGACATCGAAGCCAAATGGCGTAGCTACTGGGCAGATAATAAAACATTTGCTGCTTCTAATAATTCAGATAAGCCTAAATATTTTGTATTAGACATGTTTCCTTATCCATCTGGAGCTGGATTACATGTGGGGCATCCGCTGGGATATATCGCATCAGACATCGTAGCGCGTTACAAACGCCACCAAGGATTCAATGTACTCCATCCACAAGGTTACGATTCGTTTGGTTTACCAGCAGAGCAATATGCTATTCAAACAGGACAACATCCTGAAAAAACAACTCGCGAAAACATTACACGTTACCGCGAACAGTTAGACAAAATAGGCTTTTCATTTGATTGGGATCGTGAAGTTCGTACTTCAAATCCTGATTATTACAAATATACGCAATGGATTTTTATCCAATTATTCAACTCGTGGTACAATATTACTAGTGATAAAGCAGAAGATATTAGTACTCTGATTGCAATCTTTGAAAATGAAGGTAATGCAAATGTAGCTGCTGTTTGCGATGATGCTATTACGGTGTTTACGGCTGAGGAATGGAAATCATACACCAGCGAAGAACAGCAAAAAATCTTATTACAATATCGATTAACCTATTTGGCAGAAACTGAAGTAAACTGGTGTCCCGCTTTAGGAACGGTCTTGGCTAATGACGAAATCGTGAACGGTGTTTCAGAACGTGGAGGGCATCCTGTCATTCGTAAAAAAATGACCCAATGGTCTATGCGCATTTCTGCCTATGCCGAAAGATTATTACAAGGTTTAGAAACGATCGATTGGACAGAATCTTTAAAAGAATCACAACGTAACTGGATTGGAAAATCGGTGGGAGCTCACGTTGAATTTAAAATTCACAATTCGCACCCGAGCGACAGCGAACAGGCGAAGCAATTCACAATTCCTGTGTTTACCACTCGTCCTGACACTATTTTCGGAGTTACGTTTATGACGTTGGCACCAGAACACGAATTGGTGGAGCAAATTACCACTTCGGAACAAAAAGCTGCGGTAGAAGCTTATATTGAAGCTACTGCAAAACGTTCAGAAAGAGAGCGTATGGCAGATGTAAAAACGATTTCGGGTGTATTTACTGGTGCGTATGCGGAACATCCATTTACCAAAGAACCAATACCAGTGTGGATAGGTGATTATGTATTGGCTGGTTACGGAACAGGAGCCGTAATGGCAGTTCCTTGTGGTGACGAACGTGATTATGCGTTTGCAAATCATTTCCAAGGAACTTTGGGAATGAATCCTATAAAAAATATTTTCAACCAAGACATTTCAGAGGCAGCTTTTGCTGATAAAGAAGGCTTTGAATTAGTAAATTCAGATTTCTTAAACGGATTGGGTTACAAAGAAGGAACGAAAAAAGTAATTGCTGAGTTAGAGAAAATTGGAGTAGGAAAAGCTAAAGTAAATTACCGTTTACGCGATGCGGTTTTCTCACGTCAACGTTATTGGGGCGAGCCATTTCCAGTATATTATGTAAATGGTTTACCACAAATGATTGATGCTAAGTATTTACCCATTATTCTTCCAGAAGTCGAAAAATATTTACCTACCGAAGATGGACAACCACCATTAGGAAATGCTACAGTTTGGGCTTGGGACAGCGTTCAGTGTTCAGTGGTTAGCAATCAGTTGATTGATAACAAGACCATTTTTCCATTGGAATTAAACACTATGCCAGGATGGGCAGGATCGTCTTGGTACTGGATGCGTTATATGGATGCCCAAAACGAAGATGAATTTGCAAGCCAAGAAGCTTTAAAATATTGGGAAAATGTCGATTTATATATAGGGGGTAGTGAACACGCCACTGGTCACTTGTTGTATTCTCGTTTTTGGAATAAATTTTTAAAAGATAGAGGCTTTGCGCCTACTGAAGAACCATTCAAAAAATTGATTAATCAAGGAATGATTTTAGGGATGAGTGCTTTTGTGTATAGAAGTGAAGATTCTAAGACTTTATATTCTAAAGGATTAATTAAAGATAAAAATGTTCATCCTATTCACGTAGATTTATCTTGTATCAATGATATTACCAATGAGTTAGATATCGAAAAATTTAAAGCACATCCTTTATACAGTGATTATGCTAATGCTGAGTTTATTTTAGAAGATGGTAAGTACATTGTAGGTCGAGAAGTAGAAAAAATGTCGAAGTCGAAATACAATGTAGTCAACCCAGATGATATTTGCAATGAATACGGTGCAGATACCTTGCGTTTATACGAAATGTTCCTAGGTCCGTTAGAACAAGCGAAACCATGGAATACAGCAGGTATTACAGGTGTGTATGGTTTCTTGAAAAAATTATGGCGTTTATATTATGATGATAATGGAAGTATTATTACAGATGATGAGCCAACAATTGATATGTACAAATCATTACATAAAACCATCAAAAAAGTGACCGAGGATATTGAAAGCTTCTCATTCAACACATCGGTATCACAGTTTATGATTTGTGTCAATGAATTGTCACAACAAAAATGCCATCATAGAGCTATTTTAGAACCACTAGCGGTAATCATTTCACCTTACGCACCTCATATTGCAGAGGAATTATGGAGTACTTTAGGTCATAAAGGCTCTATTGCAACTGTAGATTTTCCTCAATTTCAAGCTAATTACTTAGTAGAAAGTACTAAAGAATATCCAGTTTCTTTTAATGGAAAGATGCGTTTTAAAATTGAATTACCTTTGGATTTAACTAAGGAGCAAATTGAAGAAATCATTATGAAAGATGAACGTACCCAAGCACAATTACAAGGGCATACTCCTAAAAATGTGATTATTGTTCCAGGGAAAATCATAAACTTAGTGAGATAA
- a CDS encoding phosphatase PAP2 family protein, which produces MKKQKLIYFLLISYLCILSSFAQVTDTIQQKKANNQDTFRIKKMIIPTTLIASGVILRNPAWRDQLLDFKNRLFGESFSTKVDDYIQYVPIVQTLAGKSIGIESKHGYKQMITNQIVSNLISAALVHGLKNSVGDLRPDGSARNSFPSGHASTAFTNAMIQYLEYKDSNTLYAASGFLFATATGILRVANTRHWPGDVAAGAGIGMASAIIVHYWSPFRWDERKKDKRMSYIAYPILNQNTYGLGFIGKLD; this is translated from the coding sequence ATGAAAAAACAAAAATTGATTTATTTCTTATTAATTAGTTACCTATGTATCCTTTCTAGTTTTGCACAAGTAACAGACACAATACAACAAAAGAAGGCTAATAATCAAGATACTTTTCGTATAAAAAAAATGATTATTCCTACAACATTAATAGCTTCAGGTGTTATTTTGCGTAATCCTGCTTGGCGTGATCAGTTGCTTGATTTTAAAAATAGATTATTTGGAGAATCTTTTAGCACAAAAGTTGATGATTACATTCAATATGTACCTATTGTTCAAACCTTAGCAGGTAAAAGTATAGGTATTGAAAGCAAGCATGGCTATAAACAAATGATTACAAATCAAATAGTTTCTAATCTTATTAGTGCTGCGCTTGTACATGGACTAAAAAATTCTGTTGGAGACTTACGTCCTGATGGATCTGCTCGTAATTCGTTCCCTTCAGGACACGCATCAACTGCATTTACGAATGCTATGATTCAATATTTAGAATATAAAGATTCAAATACATTGTATGCTGCTTCTGGTTTTTTATTTGCAACTGCTACAGGAATTTTAAGAGTTGCTAATACACGTCATTGGCCAGGAGATGTTGCCGCAGGTGCAGGTATAGGAATGGCTTCTGCAATTATAGTACATTATTGGAGTCCTTTTAGATGGGATGAACGCAAAAAGGATAAAAGAATGAGCTATATAGCATACCCTATTTTAAATCAAAATACATATGGGTTAGGTTTTATCGGAAAGCTTGATTAA
- a CDS encoding phosphatase PAP2 family protein, with product MRKIAFYYCLLLNMGLFSQINDTLVAIKTDKIESQDKTQSYEIDLNTTRIYNKPRILDAITFLPKDFINTSKDFVAKDHGWYLGGAVASTAMLVPFDQSITNSSREFSDRIGLSPNNIYGKFGPLQNIPKNVGAGLYLIGNGTTVILLTAGFTTFGLLSNDYRALSTASGLVESLALSGVYVQFLKRVTGRESPFIARENGHPGGEWNPFPSFPAYAKSTPHYDAMPSGHLTTIMSALTVITTNYPDYKWIKPVGYTLIAGMCFQMVQSEVHWISDYPLALLIGYFSGKNIAKRRFKDVNKNIGLQLNKPKYQMNVIGANTGAFKTLGLSITF from the coding sequence TTGAGAAAAATAGCTTTTTACTATTGTTTGCTATTGAATATGGGGTTATTCAGTCAAATTAATGATACCTTAGTAGCAATCAAAACTGATAAAATTGAATCGCAAGATAAAACTCAGTCCTATGAAATTGACTTAAATACAACTCGAATTTATAATAAACCTCGGATTTTAGATGCTATTACTTTTTTACCAAAGGATTTTATAAATACAAGTAAAGATTTTGTTGCTAAAGATCATGGTTGGTATTTAGGAGGAGCCGTTGCAAGTACTGCTATGTTGGTTCCTTTTGATCAATCAATTACTAATTCATCACGTGAATTTTCTGATCGTATAGGGTTAAGTCCAAACAATATATATGGTAAATTCGGACCCTTACAGAATATTCCTAAAAATGTAGGGGCTGGTCTTTACTTAATAGGTAATGGTACCACCGTTATTTTATTAACGGCTGGGTTTACAACTTTTGGATTACTTAGTAATGATTACAGAGCTTTATCAACAGCAAGCGGACTAGTTGAAAGTTTAGCATTGTCAGGTGTATACGTTCAATTTTTGAAGCGAGTTACAGGACGTGAAAGCCCATTTATTGCACGTGAAAATGGTCATCCAGGAGGTGAATGGAATCCTTTTCCTAGTTTTCCAGCTTATGCAAAATCTACTCCACATTATGATGCTATGCCTTCAGGACATTTAACTACAATTATGTCTGCCTTAACTGTTATCACTACTAATTATCCAGATTATAAATGGATCAAGCCCGTTGGGTATACATTAATTGCTGGTATGTGTTTTCAAATGGTTCAAAGTGAGGTACATTGGATTTCAGATTATCCTTTAGCCTTATTAATAGGATATTTTTCTGGTAAAAATATTGCAAAAAGAAGGTTTAAAGACGTTAATAAAAATATAGGATTACAATTAAATAAACCTAAATATCAAATGAATGTAATAGGTGCTAATACAGGTGCTTTCAAAACATTAGGTTTATCAATTACTTTTTAA